A region from the Candidatus Margulisiibacteriota bacterium genome encodes:
- the pgk gene encoding phosphoglycerate kinase: MNKKSIHDLKKSDLADKKVLVRVDYNVPIADGKITDDQRIKATIPTINYLVSNGAKVILMSHLGRPKGAVKEELRLDPIAERLSDLLNKSIIKTDDCIGEEVEKSVNNMKSGDVLLLENLRFYKEEEANSENFSKKLASLGDIYVNDAFGTAHRAHASTAGIAQFLPAYAGLLVQKELDIMGKALSNPKRPFVAIIGGAKVGSKIGVLKNLLDKVGTDGAIIIGGGMAYTFLKAKGYEVGKSLLDKDNLDVAKEFMAKAETANVKVVFPIDLVVADDYSENANTKVVDSDKIPADWEALDIGPQTINKFAQYIETAATVIWNGPMGVFEMDKFSVGTNAIAKILAESKAISIIGGGDSAAAVEKAGLADKMTHISTGGGASLEFLEGIELPGIAVLQDK; encoded by the coding sequence ATGAACAAAAAATCAATCCATGATTTGAAAAAATCTGACCTTGCAGACAAAAAAGTACTGGTAAGAGTAGACTATAATGTGCCAATCGCTGATGGCAAGATCACAGACGACCAGAGGATCAAAGCAACAATCCCTACAATTAATTATCTCGTTAGCAATGGAGCTAAGGTAATTCTGATGTCACATCTCGGAAGACCGAAAGGTGCTGTAAAAGAAGAGTTACGACTAGATCCTATCGCAGAAAGATTGAGTGACCTATTAAATAAATCTATTATTAAAACAGATGACTGCATAGGTGAAGAGGTAGAAAAATCGGTTAATAACATGAAATCCGGAGACGTACTCCTGCTAGAAAATTTACGATTCTATAAAGAAGAAGAAGCAAACAGCGAAAACTTTTCAAAGAAACTCGCCAGCCTTGGAGATATCTATGTTAATGATGCTTTTGGAACTGCGCACAGAGCGCACGCATCAACGGCAGGAATTGCACAGTTTCTACCCGCATATGCCGGTCTCTTAGTCCAAAAGGAACTCGATATTATGGGAAAAGCCCTGTCTAATCCGAAACGACCTTTTGTCGCAATAATCGGAGGAGCAAAAGTCGGATCAAAAATTGGTGTCTTAAAAAATCTTCTTGATAAAGTAGGAACCGATGGCGCTATCATAATAGGTGGCGGCATGGCATATACGTTTCTTAAGGCAAAAGGTTATGAAGTTGGAAAATCACTCCTTGATAAAGATAACCTTGATGTAGCAAAAGAATTCATGGCTAAAGCAGAAACTGCAAATGTAAAAGTTGTGTTCCCAATAGATTTAGTTGTTGCTGATGACTATTCAGAAAACGCCAACACAAAGGTAGTTGATAGTGACAAGATCCCTGCGGATTGGGAGGCACTTGATATCGGACCACAAACGATAAATAAATTTGCACAATACATTGAGACCGCGGCTACGGTAATATGGAACGGGCCAATGGGCGTATTTGAAATGGATAAATTTTCAGTAGGCACAAACGCAATTGCGAAAATCCTTGCTGAAAGCAAAGCAATATCGATTATTGGCGGCGGAGATAGTGCTGCAGCAGTAGAAAAAGCCGGCCTTGCAGATAAAATGACACACATTTCCACCGGCGGGGGAGCCTCGCTTGAATTCCTCGAAGGCATAGAATTGCCCGGGATTGCAGTTCTACAAGACAAATAA
- the lspA gene encoding signal peptidase II, producing MVIFYYIIIALIFLFDQLTKYLIFTSLPFGHEFKVSAFLSIAHVQNKGAAFGLFRNQQLFLIIIGILVLFIVTIYRYRKPEASSLLTIGVAFLMGGNLGNLFDRIYHGFVVDFIRIPYWPTFNIADITINIGVLLISIFLITTNDENKVTAHDVADSSDYGNN from the coding sequence ATGGTTATTTTCTACTATATAATTATTGCTTTGATATTTCTTTTTGACCAACTCACAAAATACTTGATCTTTACCTCGCTTCCTTTTGGCCACGAGTTTAAGGTCTCAGCTTTTTTGAGTATTGCCCATGTGCAAAACAAAGGAGCGGCTTTCGGGCTATTCCGAAATCAACAATTATTTCTTATCATCATAGGGATTCTGGTCTTATTCATTGTTACCATTTATCGCTACCGGAAACCCGAGGCATCATCCCTTTTAACTATTGGAGTGGCATTCTTGATGGGTGGAAATCTGGGTAATTTATTTGATCGAATATATCACGGGTTTGTTGTCGACTTTATCAGGATTCCTTACTGGCCGACATTTAACATAGCTGATATTACGATTAATATAGGGGTCCTCCTGATCAGCATATTTCTTATAACAACTAACGATGAAAATAAAGTCACCGCCCACGACGTGGCAGACAGCAGCGATTATGGAAATAATTAA